In the genome of Drosophila pseudoobscura strain MV-25-SWS-2005 chromosome 3, UCI_Dpse_MV25, whole genome shotgun sequence, one region contains:
- the LOC6898235 gene encoding uncharacterized protein, with the protein MLSNKKIFRLIACFAALNMVCAYPQERLTATEQIQRLSAATEAETKAIISSEALDNLYRYERTLTRLRRALDELAYEEAADDMELAEINVFRPLFRYRSQVAKQVGSTQQQFG; encoded by the exons ATGCTGTCGAACAAG AAAATCTTTCGGTTGATCGCCTGCTTTGCCGCTCTCAATATGGTGTGCGCCTATCCCCAAGAGCGCCTCACCGCCACAGAACAGATTCAAAGACTGAGTGCTGCCACAGAAGCGGAGACCAAAGCCATCATTTCCAGCGAAGCCCTCGACAATCTGTACAGATATGAGCGGACACTGACCCGTCTGAGGAGAGCACTGGACGAGCTTGCCTACGAGGAGGCGGCCGATGACATGGAGCTGGCGGAAATAAATGTGTTCCGCCCGCTCTTCCGCTATCGGTCGCAGGTGGCCAAGCAAGTCGGAAGTACTCAGCAGCAGTTTGGATAA